CATTATCAACGCCGCGGGCAGGGTTGTTATGCCGGGCTTGATCAACACCCACACTCACGTGCCGATGGTGTTGTTCCGGGGCATAGCCGACGATCTTGTCCTGATGGAGTGGCTGCAGAAGTACATCTTCCCCGCCGAAGCGAAGAACGTCGATGAGCAATTCGTTCGCTGGGGCACACGGCTCGGGTGCCTCGAGATGATTCAAGGCGGGACCACGACTTACGTCGATATGTACTACTTCGAAGACGCGATCGCCGATGAGACAGCCCGCGCGGGAATGAGAGCGGTGCTTGGCGAAACGCTTATTGACTTTCCCGCGCCCGACAACAAGACCTGGGATGCGGGCATGGCATACATGGAAAAGTTCGCAACGAATTGGAAAGGTCACGCGCTGATTACTCCGGCGATTGCTCCGCACGCGGCGTACACGGTGTCAACCGATCACCTGAAGCAAGCACATTCGTTCTCGGAGCGGTTCGGGATTCCGCTGCTCATTCACGCTGCTGAAGACCCCGCCGAGGTCAAAACGATTCAGGAACGGTACGGCTCAAGCTCAGTTGCTTATCTGGAGCGGATAGGCTTGCTAGATGAGCGAGTGATCGCAGCGCACATGATTTGGCCGACTAGTGACGATATCGGCACGCTCGCGAAGCGGAGGGTAGGGGTTGCGCACTGTCCGCAGTCAAACATGAAACTGGCGGGGGGAGCCGCTCCTGTGCCACAGATGCTCAAAGCGGGAGTAGCGGTCGGGCTTGGAACTGACGGCGCGGCTTCCAACAACGACTTGAGTTTGTGGGAGGAGATGGACACGGCGGCGAAACTTCACAAGTTGACTTCAAAGGACCCGACGGTGATCAACGCCCGCGAGGCGCTCGAGATGGCGACCATACGCGGCGCGCGAGCGATTCATCAGGACAAGGAAATCGGGTCGCTGGAGTCCGGCAAGCGAGCTGACATAATAATCGTCGGGATGTACAGCGCTCACCAGACTCCGCTGTACAACATCTACTCGCAGCTCGTGTACGCGACTAAGGCCTCGGATGTTGAAACGGTAATGATTAACGGCAGGGTCGTGATGCAGAATCGCCGGGTGTTGACCATCGATGAACGCTCGGTGCGGGTGAAGGCCAACGAGTATCGCGACCGAATCCGAAAGAGCGTGGCTGCTCAGTAGTTCGAGACGCCAAGTCAACGGTAAACGCAGGTATCCTGGGATCAACTAGGATGTTGGGCCTATAATGTAGCGGGCCGAACCGAGGAGGATTACCTTATGGAATACCCGGTGATCGTCGAGCAGAAAAACTGTGTTTGGCGAGCTGTGATTCCTGCGCTCTCTGATCTCAGCGCCGAAGGCGCATCCTATGATGAGGCCGTCCAAAAGGCCCGGCAAGCGGCTGAGGCTTTTCTTTCGAAAGTCAGGATCACGACTATTGAATTGAATGAGCCGAATCCAGAATTGCGACGCGGCAGTCCAAAGTCAGTGCTGAAGGCATTAGGAAAGTTCAATGGTGATGAAGAAGCGATGCGACGGCACATCGAGGAAATCTATTCCGAACGAAGACGGCAGCGTGAAGAAGCCGAGCGCGAAGCTGAATAGGCTCACTTGATGAAGCTCTATGTGCTGGACACAGACATAGCCGGCTTCGTGCAGCATGAGCACCCGACTGTCCTCTCTCGTATCAACGCTTTGCCCGATGCCGATACTCTTGCGACCACCATCATTACGATTGCCGCCATCACGCTCTCGGTCAATGGCATTCTGGTCACACGGAATGTGGTGGATTTCGAGCGCATTCCCGCTCTGCGGGTTGAAGACTGGACGCAGTGATCAGAGGTCGTCTGCAAACAAGCTAGAGATGGAAAGGAAGCGTCAGGAATACTTTCCCGGCCTTACTCAGAGAACGCCGGCTCTCCAGTCCATCGGCTCACAGCCCTAGCTTCGGCCAGAGCTGATCGATTCTTCGCTTTACCTCTTCGCTCATCCTGATCTCTTTCGGCCACGGGCGATCGAAGCCTTCTGACTTCCACTTGCGCGTTCCATCAATTCCCATCTTCGAGCCGAAGTTGGGCAGCCGCGCCGAGTGGTCCAGTTGATCGACCGGGCCGAGCATGAATTGAATGTCACGCTCCGGATCGATGTTGTTCAACACTCGCCAGGCGACTTCGTTCAGGTCGCGCACGTTCGTGTCGTTGTCCACCACGACGATGCACTTGGTGAACATCGCCTGAGGCAGCGACCAGATTCCATTCATGATCTTGCGCGCGTGACCCGGATAATCTTTGCGAATCGACACGATCATCAGGTTGTGAAACACGCCCGCGAAAGGCATGTGATAATCGGCAACCTCGGGGAACTGACGCTGCATCAAGGGCAGATAGATTCGCTCGATGGCTTCACCCATCCAGCAATCTTCCTGAGGCGGCTTGCCGACGATGATCGTCTGATAGATCGGTTTCTTGCGATGCGTGATACAGGTGACGTGAAAGACCGGAAATTCGTCTTCAAGTGAGTAGTAGCCGGTGTGATCGCCAAAGGGCCCTTCGGTCCTCAGCTCTTCGGTGTCAACGTAGCCTTCCAGCACTATCTCGGCGTTAGCCGGGACCTCGACGTCGACGGTCTCGCAGCGGACCATCTCGACCGGCTTCTCGCGCAAGAAGCCGGCAATCATCATTTCATCCAGGTCCTCGGGCAGCGGCATGATCGCCGCGAACACAGTCACCGGATCGGCTCCTATGGCCACTCCTACTTCGAGCCGCCCTCCGCCGCCGCGTTTCAGGTTTCGAAAGTGTTGCGCGCCGTGCTTGTGAATCTGCCAATGCATGCCGGTGGTCTTCTCGTCGTAGACTTGCATGCGATACATCCCGCAGTTGCGCTTGCCGGTCTCCGGGTTCTTGGTGAACACCAGCGGCATCGTGATGTACCGCCCGCCGTCTTCGGGCCAACACTTGATGATCGGAAGGTCGAACAGCGAGAACTTCCCTTCCCTAAGTACGCGCTCTTTACACGGCCCGTCTTTGACTATCTTGGGAAACATCTTTGCGAGATCGGCGAGGCGCGGGATCATCTTGATCTTCTCGATCAGCCCTTGAGGCGACTTCACGTCGGTGAGTTCCGTGATGCGCTCGGTTATCTCGCCGTAGCCGGTCACGCCCAGGGCGATCATCATCCGCTCGCGGCTGCCAAGCGCATTTATGAGCACGGGGATCGAATGGCCGCGAACGTTTTCGAATAACAACGCGGGACCGCCCTGTTTGGAAACGCGGTCGGTGATCTCGGCTATTTCAAGATCGGTGTCGACCTCCGCGCGTATGCGCTTAAGGTGACCGCGCTTTTCGAGAATGGAGATGAATTCTCTCAGGTCTTCGATCGGCATAGATTAACAGTTCCGGCTGGGTTGGAATTGCAGAGCGTAACACGCGAACTGTGGGAAGACAAATTCTGCAAGTGTGAGCAAGCAGGGTGAAATCAAACGAGAGACTCTGACT
This portion of the Acidobacteriota bacterium genome encodes:
- a CDS encoding amidohydrolase, translating into MRKILTVNCLLLILILHVPSPAIAAGRVDIIIRGGTVVTMDGSSRVIENGAVAVKGERIVAVGTAAEVAAKYAPARIINAAGRVVMPGLINTHTHVPMVLFRGIADDLVLMEWLQKYIFPAEAKNVDEQFVRWGTRLGCLEMIQGGTTTYVDMYYFEDAIADETARAGMRAVLGETLIDFPAPDNKTWDAGMAYMEKFATNWKGHALITPAIAPHAAYTVSTDHLKQAHSFSERFGIPLLIHAAEDPAEVKTIQERYGSSSVAYLERIGLLDERVIAAHMIWPTSDDIGTLAKRRVGVAHCPQSNMKLAGGAAPVPQMLKAGVAVGLGTDGAASNNDLSLWEEMDTAAKLHKLTSKDPTVINAREALEMATIRGARAIHQDKEIGSLESGKRADIIIVGMYSAHQTPLYNIYSQLVYATKASDVETVMINGRVVMQNRRVLTIDERSVRVKANEYRDRIRKSVAAQ
- a CDS encoding menaquinone biosynthesis decarboxylase, which produces MPIEDLREFISILEKRGHLKRIRAEVDTDLEIAEITDRVSKQGGPALLFENVRGHSIPVLINALGSRERMMIALGVTGYGEITERITELTDVKSPQGLIEKIKMIPRLADLAKMFPKIVKDGPCKERVLREGKFSLFDLPIIKCWPEDGGRYITMPLVFTKNPETGKRNCGMYRMQVYDEKTTGMHWQIHKHGAQHFRNLKRGGGGRLEVGVAIGADPVTVFAAIMPLPEDLDEMMIAGFLREKPVEMVRCETVDVEVPANAEIVLEGYVDTEELRTEGPFGDHTGYYSLEDEFPVFHVTCITHRKKPIYQTIIVGKPPQEDCWMGEAIERIYLPLMQRQFPEVADYHMPFAGVFHNLMIVSIRKDYPGHARKIMNGIWSLPQAMFTKCIVVVDNDTNVRDLNEVAWRVLNNIDPERDIQFMLGPVDQLDHSARLPNFGSKMGIDGTRKWKSEGFDRPWPKEIRMSEEVKRRIDQLWPKLGL